From Marinitoga sp. 38H-ov:
ACTTCTTTGAGGTGTTAATATGAGTTTTATATCTAATCTTAATTTTGAAGAATTTAATGATTATATAAACTTAATATTCAATAAAACATTAGAGACTTTAAAAGCTGATTCGGGATCTTTAATTATATTTGATGATGATAAAAATATTATTTTTAAAATAATGAAAAATTTAGAAATTGATATTAATAATATAAAACCGGGAAAAATAGATGAGATGTTTATTAATTCTAAAAATCCAATAATTATTAATAATGAAGATCTTGAAAAAAAAGGGATCTTACCTAAAAAAAAGGATACTATATCTTCAATAGTATTTCCTATGTATTTTAAGAATAAATTAATTGGAGTTATGAATTTAAATAGAAAATCTGTTAAATTTACTTTAGACGACTTAAAAAAATTAAACGATAATAAAATTTTTCTTATGCCATCAATATATAATATTATTTTACTAGAAGAAGTTCATGATGAAAGAGAGAGATTTAAAAAATATTTAAATGTTTTTGAGTTGATAGTAGAAAAATATTCAACTGCAAATACGGTTATAGATTTTATAAATGAAACAATTAATGAAATCAGAAGAAAATATAAAATTAAAATTAATATTGAAACAGTAGATGAACCAGATGAAAATACAATAAAAATTAAAAATTTGTATTATAAATTTGATGTGGAATATAGTAAAGATGAAGATATAGTAAATAAACTAAAATCTTTTATGATGAAAATGACAGTTATAAAACATGTAGAGGAATTAAATAAAGTTTTAAGTGAGTATTCTGATCTTGCAAAAGAAACATTATTGATGAATTTTATGTCTTGGGATTTAATTCAAGAAATAAATAGTGCAATTACAGGGATAAATTTAATAACCTTTTTCTTTGAATCTACAAACCCAGAAATTTCAAATGAATTAAAAAAATCTATAAATAGAATCAAGGAAGCGGTTGAGAGATATAAATCAAATTTTTATAATAATGAATCAATTGAATTAATTGATATATCAAATGTTGTTAAAGAAGTAGAAAATAAAATCAAATTTCTTAACCCGGATATTAGTTTTACTACAAGAATTAAATATAATGCAACAATATATGGATCAAGAAAGATACTTTTTAATTCTTTAATGAATATAGTTGTGTCTGTATTGAAATATACGTCTAATAGAAAATTTAATGTTGAATTATATCACGAGGAAAGTTATTATTATTTAAAGATTGAAACTAAAATAAATTCATCAGAAATAAATAATAGAGAGTTGAAAAAAGCAATTAATATTTCTTCAACTATGTTGAGTAATTATCATATAGATTTTCTACAAAAAACAAATAAAGAAAATACAGATTTTATATTACAAATACCAGCAAAATAAATGGGGTGATGGAAATTTTTAATTTGGAGATAATAAAAAGATCTATAAATATTTTTTCAAGAACATTATTTCAAAATAAAGAAGTATTTATAGGTCTTGCTGTAAATTTAGAAGGAACAAGTTTTTTAAATATATTTACATTTGATAATTTAAATAAAGAATATTTAGAATATTCTGAAGATGTTGTATTTGAAGTTCCTCAAAAAATGTATGATGTATTTGAAGAGAAAAGAGAATCAAATTTTAAAGTATCATTTTCAAATGAATTTACTTTTTTAATAAATAATAGATTAGATAGATATAATATAAAAACATTTCTTTTGCCAGAAAAAGAGAAAAATTATGGTTTTTTATACATAATTTCTGTCGATGAAATAAAAATTGATAACAGAGATGTTTTTTTGAGATTTTTATCGGTATTTGAAAAAAATATTGATGCTGTATATTTTGATAAATATTCTAAGTATTCTATAAACGCATTTGTAAAGAATTATTTGATGCTATTACAAAATCATTCTGAGATTTTGTATGAACATTCTATGAGAGTTGCTGATTTAACAAATATTATTGGAAGTTTATTAGGTATAGGTGAAGATAGTTTATATAAATTACAAATAGCCTCTTTTATACATGATATTGGATATATATGGTTTTCTGAAAAAACATTAGAAGAAACATTTTATTCTCAGGATGAAGATGCAAAAGATCCATTGATAAGTGTACATTTAAAAAGATTAGAAGAAATGTTTTTTGGAAATGTTTTAATGAATCCATATGTTGAATTAGCAATTAATCATCATGAAAATATGTCTGGAACAGGATATTTTAAGAAAAAAGATTTAACTATTGAAGATAATATTTTAATAATAGCAAATTATATTGATGAAAATATAGTGTTATCCGGTAAAAATAGGATTGAAAGTATTGTTGAATTTTTGGAAAAAAACGCTGGGAAATTATATGATAAAAATGTAGCAAACGCTGCTATAGAAGCACTTAAAATTTACTATACAGAATTTGATAATGGGAAATACTTAGGGTTGACATTAAAATCGAAAACAATAAATTTAAGATATGAGGGGTTAGGAGAAGAATTAATAGAATTAACTGGAACTATTGAGAAGGTTATATCAGATACAATATATGTAAACGTAAGAACTATAGAACAAATAAATATTGGTTCTATTTTAAAGATAAAAATAACTACTAAAGATTTTCCATTAATAGCTAAGGCTCAAGTTATTCTAAAAAATCCATATGGTTATGTATTAAAGATTCTGGAAAGAAAAGAAACGAAAAAATCAAAGTTAAAGGTATTTTGGAATTTTGAATTTTATTTAGGATTAAAAAATGAAATAACTCCATTATTAAAAGAAAAATTAACACCTATAATATTTAATATTATTAAATCAAAAATGAAAATTGCAAGATGTAAAGTATTTAGTGCAGAAGGTATTATTTTTTCAGTAGATATTGAAAATGATATATTCAAGAAAGATGATGTAGTTATGCTATATATTGATCAGAATGGAGAAACTGTTTTTATTCCAGCAACTATATTATCAAAGAAAAAAGGATTATTTAATATAGAATATGAAGCTAAGTTTTTTGATTTGCCCGAAAGATTACAATCAGCAATATATAGAATGATATTTAGGAAACAATCTAATATTAGAACATTAGGTTCAATTAGAGAAATGTAAATCCCCGATTATAAATCGGGGATTTTTTTAGCCTTTTACAGCTCCAGCTGTTAAACCAGCTACAATTTTATTTTGGAATATTAAAACTAATGCTACAAGTGGAACAGTAACTATTACTGCTGCAGCCATTAGTTGCCCCCACGGTAATTCATAAAATGTTTTACCAGAGAACATAGCTATAGCCACAGGAACGGTATATTTTTCTGGTAATTGCATAAAAGTTAAAGCGAACATAAATTCATTCCATGCTGCAATGAAAGTTAATAATCCTGTTGTAACAAGGCCAGGAGCAGACAATGGAATTATAATTTTCCATAATGTCATAAATTTAGAACAACCATCAATAGCAGCGGATTCTTCAATAGATATAGGAATATCTTTAAAGAAATTATGTAATATCCAAGTAGTTAATGGCAAATTTAAAGCTATATATGGTAAAATCAAACCAGGATATGTATTTATTAATTTCATATTTCTTAAAATTTGAAATAAAGCACCTAAAATAGATACTTGTGGAAACATACTTACTGCTAATATCAATGACATTATAGCTACTTTACCAGGCATTCTTAATCTTGCAACAGCATATCCAGCAAATGCTCCAAAAATTAAAGATAATATAGTAGTTGCACCAGCTACAATTACAGAATTTAAAATATTTTGATGGAACGGTCTTTCTGTAAAAACTAAAATATAGTTTTTAAAAGTTGGGCTTTTTGGAAAAAGTTTAATACTTTTAGAAAATAGCTCTGAATTTGGAGTAACAGATGAAATTATAGCATAATAAAAAGGAAAAACATAAAATATAAGCATGATAATAACAAAAGTGTACAAGATAATTTTTTCAATTCTTTTTTTAGTTTTGTAATTCATATTCTAATCCTCCTTTAGATCATTCAAACCTTAAGTTTAATGATCTAATGTAGATTATAGCAAAAATACTAATTATTAAGAAAATAACAACTGATATGGCAGAACCATATCCAAACCAAGCACCAGTAAATGCTCTATCCATTAAAATATGTCTGTTATAAACAGCTAATGTTTCAACAGACTTATTCATAATGTAGAATATATCAAATACTCTTAATGCATCAAGTGTTCTAAATATTAAAGCAACAGCTATAGTAGGACTTAATATAGGTAATGTTATTTTTGTAAATTGTTTCCATTTTGAAGCTCCATCAATTCTTGATGCTTCATACAATTCTGATGGAATAGTTTGTAATCCAGCTAATAATAATAGTGCCATAAATGGAGCTGTTTTCCATACGTCAACTGCTAAAATTGCAAACATTGATGACCATTTATTGCTCAATATTGGAGTTCCTGGAGCTAACCACCCTAAATTATACAAAATTTGAGATATAATACCATATTGATCATTGTACATCCACTTCCACATTTGTGAGGAAACTGATGTAGGGATAGCCCATGGTATTAAAATAGCAGCTCTTACCACACCTCTTAATGCAAAATCAGCATTTAAGATTAAAGCGGTTGCTAAACCTAGTACGAATTCTAAAGAAACAGAAATAGCTGTAAAAATAAGGGTATTAATTAAACTTGTCATAAATCTAGTATCATTTAATAATCTTGCATAATTATCTAATCCAACAAATCTTTTTACAATACCAGGTCTCAATCCAAAAGAAAATAAACTATCCCAGAATGTTTTTAATAATGGAAAAAAAGCTGTAATAAGTATAGCTAGCATTGCTGGCAAAATAAGCCAAAAACCTAGCCATATATCCTTTTTTTTATAATTAATTTTTATTTTGGTACTCAAGAGCACACCTCCTATTAAACCTAATAGGTTTTTTAAAAATAAACCGGAGGAAAATCCCCCGGCTTATTGACCAATTATCATCTTTAATTCTGATTCTAAATCTT
This genomic window contains:
- a CDS encoding HAMP domain-containing histidine kinase, producing MSFISNLNFEEFNDYINLIFNKTLETLKADSGSLIIFDDDKNIIFKIMKNLEIDINNIKPGKIDEMFINSKNPIIINNEDLEKKGILPKKKDTISSIVFPMYFKNKLIGVMNLNRKSVKFTLDDLKKLNDNKIFLMPSIYNIILLEEVHDERERFKKYLNVFELIVEKYSTANTVIDFINETINEIRRKYKIKINIETVDEPDENTIKIKNLYYKFDVEYSKDEDIVNKLKSFMMKMTVIKHVEELNKVLSEYSDLAKETLLMNFMSWDLIQEINSAITGINLITFFFESTNPEISNELKKSINRIKEAVERYKSNFYNNESIELIDISNVVKEVENKIKFLNPDISFTTRIKYNATIYGSRKILFNSLMNIVVSVLKYTSNRKFNVELYHEESYYYLKIETKINSSEINNRELKKAINISSTMLSNYHIDFLQKTNKENTDFILQIPAK
- a CDS encoding carbohydrate ABC transporter permease codes for the protein MNYKTKKRIEKIILYTFVIIMLIFYVFPFYYAIISSVTPNSELFSKSIKLFPKSPTFKNYILVFTERPFHQNILNSVIVAGATTILSLIFGAFAGYAVARLRMPGKVAIMSLILAVSMFPQVSILGALFQILRNMKLINTYPGLILPYIALNLPLTTWILHNFFKDIPISIEESAAIDGCSKFMTLWKIIIPLSAPGLVTTGLLTFIAAWNEFMFALTFMQLPEKYTVPVAIAMFSGKTFYELPWGQLMAAAVIVTVPLVALVLIFQNKIVAGLTAGAVKG
- a CDS encoding HD domain-containing phosphohydrolase, whose product is MEIFNLEIIKRSINIFSRTLFQNKEVFIGLAVNLEGTSFLNIFTFDNLNKEYLEYSEDVVFEVPQKMYDVFEEKRESNFKVSFSNEFTFLINNRLDRYNIKTFLLPEKEKNYGFLYIISVDEIKIDNRDVFLRFLSVFEKNIDAVYFDKYSKYSINAFVKNYLMLLQNHSEILYEHSMRVADLTNIIGSLLGIGEDSLYKLQIASFIHDIGYIWFSEKTLEETFYSQDEDAKDPLISVHLKRLEEMFFGNVLMNPYVELAINHHENMSGTGYFKKKDLTIEDNILIIANYIDENIVLSGKNRIESIVEFLEKNAGKLYDKNVANAAIEALKIYYTEFDNGKYLGLTLKSKTINLRYEGLGEELIELTGTIEKVISDTIYVNVRTIEQINIGSILKIKITTKDFPLIAKAQVILKNPYGYVLKILERKETKKSKLKVFWNFEFYLGLKNEITPLLKEKLTPIIFNIIKSKMKIARCKVFSAEGIIFSVDIENDIFKKDDVVMLYIDQNGETVFIPATILSKKKGLFNIEYEAKFFDLPERLQSAIYRMIFRKQSNIRTLGSIREM
- a CDS encoding sugar ABC transporter permease; amino-acid sequence: MLAILITAFFPLLKTFWDSLFSFGLRPGIVKRFVGLDNYARLLNDTRFMTSLINTLIFTAISVSLEFVLGLATALILNADFALRGVVRAAILIPWAIPTSVSSQMWKWMYNDQYGIISQILYNLGWLAPGTPILSNKWSSMFAILAVDVWKTAPFMALLLLAGLQTIPSELYEASRIDGASKWKQFTKITLPILSPTIAVALIFRTLDALRVFDIFYIMNKSVETLAVYNRHILMDRAFTGAWFGYGSAISVVIFLIISIFAIIYIRSLNLRFE